The proteins below are encoded in one region of Belonocnema kinseyi isolate 2016_QV_RU_SX_M_011 chromosome 5, B_treatae_v1, whole genome shotgun sequence:
- the LOC117173816 gene encoding septin-interacting protein 1: MSDDEIESFEITDYDLENEFNPGRSRRKLSKKQQMLGMWADDSDEEEETTSRPSFKTFNRGPKNYTAPVNFVAGGIQQAGKPKEKNKHEEDDEEESGKPRRGDADYVPNSSSDSEAEGPSNMRSRKAFSMNSDGDIAGLRKKKIPLNPALLNTGVGNWEVHTKGIGAKLLLQMGFEPGKGLGKNLQGIGAPVEAHLRKGRGAIGAYGPEKFAKIAEKKKEEVTEDAKEQKGKTSQWRKGDAAGKKKVRYCYRSVDQVIEDGKLRPNRKAGVSSEMSRVKVIDMTGPERRVLSGYHAIGSGQQRPDETLLISDKKSKSNFALPELQHNLDLLVDMCEQDIIQNDRRNRHLGDRLIALEAEKTNLAKIVDQHGQLIDTLENVLTVVDRLMNESNELTLNDTAEAFKSLQDNYYEEYKMYELGELASSLAVPKVMESLVTWNPFIQPKQPLELFKQWKDILESGKPTLHTRSLHPYDQLVWNAWMPSIRGAVKEWRCRQPDPLIDLIEHWMPLLPSWILDNILDMLVLPKLTLEVEDWNPLTDTVPIHTWIHPWLPLLRNRLDTQIYPIIRRKLGSALGGWHAADRSARLMLEPWSQVFPKGDLEAFLVKNIVPKLQVALSELVINPHQQHLDQWHCVYEWRELLPIHIMAGLLDKFFFPKWLQTLALWLNHSPNYDQVTNWYIGWKGLLNDKLLAEPVIKEHFKKALDMMNRAVSVTDGLQPGAMEQVSYLTSLERSQPPILQMPSNVQPRVEICEFLSQEKILKETFYQLKLLKLKISLHNEL; encoded by the exons ATGTCTGACGACGAAatagaaagttttgaaattacaGATTATGATCTCGAGAATGAATTCAATCCAGGTCGTTCCCGGCGAAAGCTTTCCAAAAAGCAACAAATGCTTg GAATGTGGGCCGATGATAGTGACGAAGAAGAAGAAACGACAAGCAGACCatctttcaaaactttcaatAGAGGTCCAAAAAATTACACAGCTCCTGTCAATTTTGTCGCTGGAGGAATTCAGCAGGCAGGCAAGCCGAAAGAAAAAAACAAGCATGAGGAAGACGATGAGGAAGAATCTGGAAAACCCAGAAGAGGAGATGCTGATTATGTACCAAATAGTTCAAG TGACTCGGAAGCTGAGGGACCTAGCAACATGAGATCTCGAAAAGCTTTCTCGATGAATTCAGATGGCGATATAGCTGGTCTCAGAAAGAAGAAGATACCTCTTAATCCCGCTCTTTTGAATACTGGAGTAGGAAACTGGGAAGTTCACACAAAAGGAATCGGAGCAAAACTTTTACTTCAGATGGGATTTGAACCCGGTAAAGGTCTGGGGAAAAATCTACAGGGTATAGGTGCTCCCGTAGAAGCTCATCTCCGAAAGGGAAGAGGAGCGATTGGAGCGTATGGTCCGGAAAAATTTGCCAAGATTGCTGAAAAGAAGAAGGAGGAAGTGACTGAAGATGCGAAGGAGCAAAAAGGCAAAACTTCCCAGTGGAGAAAGGGCGATGCGGCAGGAAAGAAGAAAGTTAGGTACTGCTATCGAAGTGTGGATCAGGTTATAGAAGATGGAAAGCTGAGACCTAACAGAAAAGCTGGCGTGAGTAGCGAAATGAGTAGAGTTAAAGTCATAGATATGACAGGACCAGAGAGGCGAGTTTTAAGTGGTTATCATGCGATCGGAAGTGGCCAACAACGTCCAGATGAGACCCTCTTGATTTCTGATAAGAAATCTAAATCTAATTTCGCTTTGCCTGAACTGCAGCATAATCTGGATCTTCTTGTTGACATGTGTGAACAGGATATTATTCAGAACGACAGGAGGAACCGACACCTGGGTGATAGGTTAATTGCACTCGAAGCAGAGAAAACTAACCTTGCTAAGATTGTAGATCAACATGGGCAGTTGATTGATACTTTGGAGAATGTCTTGACTGTTGTGGATCGGCTAATGAACGAGAGTAATGAGTTGACTCTGAATGATACTGCAGAAGCTTTTAAGAGTTTGCAGGACAACTATTATGAGGAGTATAAAATGTATGAGTTGGGGGAATTAGCTAGCAGTTTGGCGGTACCGAAAGTTATGGAGTCTTTGGTGACCTGGAATCCTTTTATACAACCGAAACAGCCCTTGGAGTTGTTTAAACAGTGGAAGGATATTTTGGAAAGTGGGAAGCCAACACTTCATACGAGATCCTTGCATCCTTATGATCAACTTGTGTGGAACGCCTGGATGCCCTCGATAAGGGGAGCAGTCAA AGAGTGGAGATGCAGACAACCGGACCCGCTGATCGATCTCATCGAACATTGGATGCCCTTACTCCCGAGCTGGATCTTAGACAACATTTTAGATATGCTAGTGCTTCCAAAATTGACCCTTGAAGTTGAAGATTGGAATCCGTTGACGGATACAGTCCCAATTCACACCTGGATTCACCCGTGGCTTCCTCTCTTACGTAACCGCTTAGACACCCAGATATATCCAATAATTCGCCGTAAACTTGGATCAGCGCTTGGTGGTTGGCACGCAGCCGATAGATCAGCCAGATTGATGTTAGAGCCCTGGTCTCAGGTATTTCCAAAAGGAGACTTGGAGGCTTTCCTGGTAAAGAATATTGTCCCGAAACTTCAGGTAGCACTTTCGGAACTCGTGATAAATCCCCACCAGCAGCATTTGGACCAGTGGCACTGCGTCTATGAGTGGAGAGAACTACTTCCGATTCACATTATGGCGGGATTGCTCGACAAGTTCTTCTTTCCAAAGTGGCTTCAAACCTTGGCTCTCTGGCTGAATCATTCGCCTAATTACGATCAGGTTACGAATTGGTACATCGGGTGGAAGGGATTGCTTAATGATAAATTACTAGCGGAACCAGTTATCAAAGAGCATTTTAAGAAGGCTCTCGATATGATGAACAGAGCTGTTTCCGTCACTGATGGTCTTCAACCAGGAGCTATGGAGCAAGTCTCGtatttgacgagtttggaaaggAGTCAGCCGCCCATTTTACAAATGCCTTCTAATGTCCAGCCGAGAGTTGag atttgtgaatttttatctcaagaaaaaatactgaaagagaCTTTCTACCAGCTGAAATTACTGAAACTcaaaatttctcttcacaatgagtTGTAG